The region GTGGCGGTTACGTCGCCTGGTCCAGCGGTTGCGCGTCGACGTCCTTCATTATCACTTCCACGCGACGGCCCTCGCGGCCCGCCTCGCCACCATCGGGTTGCCGCTGGCCAGGGTCTACACCTCGGCAGGCCCGCTGTATCTGGAGTCCCGGACGATCTGCCAGGTGGAGCGGGTGCTGTGGCGCTTGGACGACGTCACCCTGTGCAGCACCGCCGACATCTCACGCCGCTACGGCCAACTCGGCTGCCCTGAGCACCGCCGCCCGATCGCGCACTTCGGTATCGACCTGGATCGCTTCACCCCGACCTGGCTCGCGGCTGGCCACACCGCCGGATCACCCGGGTGGGCCGTACAGCGCGCGAAGGCCCGCGCCGAGATCGGCATCGACGAGGATGCGTTCGTCGCCGTTATGGTGTCGTACGTCTACGCGCCGAAGCGCCTGGTCGACCGGAGCCAGGGGCACAAGGGCCACGAGCTACTGCTGGCAGCGTGGCGATCCTTCCACGCCCGGCATCCCCAATCGCACCTGCTGCTGGTCGGCGCGGGCTGGACCGAGGTCGGCGAGAAGCACCGCCAGAAGCTCCTCGACCGGTTCGACGTCGCGGCGGACCCGAGCATCACCTGGGCGGAGTCGGTGCTCGACGTCCGGCAGTACTACGGCGCGGCCGACGTGAGCCTCAGCCCATCACTGTCGGAGGCCCACGGTGCCGCCCGGGAGGCCGGTGCCATGGGCATCCCCAGCATCGTCAGCGACGCCGGCGGACTACCCGAGACCGTCGACGAGCGCAGCGGTTGGGTCGTACCACGCGGGGACGTGGCCGCGCTGGAGGCGGCGCTGGAGACCGCGTACCAGGAATTCACGACGGGTCGCCTGACGGAGCGCGGCGGCCACGCCCGTCGGCGCGCCGCCCACCTCTTCGACGGCCAGGTGACCGTCGCGCAGGTGGTGGACATCCTGGAGTACGCCGCCGAAGGTGTCGACCGATGAGGGTGGCGGTTACGACCGAGGTACGTTTCCTGCGTACCCCGGACGGGGCGGTGTGGACCCGTATCCCGCCGGCATACCGGGCGTGGACCGGCTACCTGTCGGCCTTCGACACGGTCCGGGTCGTCGCGCGGGTCGCCGACGTCGCGGTGCCCGATGACGACGCCGTACGCGTCGACGGGCCCGGGGTGCAGGTCTGGCCGGTGCCGTACTACCTCGGGCCACGGCAGTACCTGCTCCGGCGAGCGCGGATCCGCCGATCGGTGACCGCTGCGGTGACCGACGCGGACGCGGTGATCCTACGGGTCCCGTCGCCGATCGGGACCCTGCTCGCCTCGGCGCTGGACCGGCAGGGCCGGCCGTACGCGGTGGAGGTGATCGGCGATCCGTACGACCTGCTGGCCCCGGGCACCATCCGACATCCGCTGCGGCCGATGCTGCGCAACCTGACCACGGCCAACCTCCGGCGGCAGTGCCACAACGCCGTCGCGGCGGCGTACGTGACCGAACGGGCCCTCCAGTCCCGGTATCCCGCCGGGCGGATGGCACCGAGCTTCGGGGTATCCGACGTGGACCTCGACGACGTTTCGTACGTCCCGTATCCCCGGACGGCCGACCGGTTTCGCGCGCCCGACACGCTGGTCTCGGTCGGCTCACTTGAGCAGATGTACAAGGGGATCGACACCCTCCTCGAGGCGCTGGCGATCCTCGTACGATCCGGTCTGTCGCTGCGGCTGGTGCACGTCGGTGCCGGCCGGTTCCGCCCCCTGCTGGAGCAGCTCGCCGTACGGCTGGGGGTGGCCGACCGGGTCACCTTCACCGGATGGCTGTCCCCCGGGGACGCCATCCGTCGGCAGTTCGATGCCGCCGATCTGTTCGTGATGCCCTCCCGAACGGAGGGGCTGCCCCGGGCGCTCGTCGAGGCGATGGCGCGCGGGCTGCCGGCGATTGGCTCCGCCGTCGGCGGTATCCCCGAGCTGTTGCGGGCCGAACACCTGGTCGCCCCGGACGATCCCGTCCGGCTGGCGGACGCGATCCGCCGCCTGGTGACCGACCCGGATCGGATGGCGGCGGCATCCACCCGCAACCTCGCCCGGGCGCGGGACTTCTCCGCCGAGGAACTCACCCGACGACGTGCCGCGTACTACCGGCTGGTGGCCGGCGCCAGTAGGCAACGATTACCAGCGAGCGCGACCTCGTGACCTCGGGTCGGCGGTGGACCGTAGCGCTGCTGACCAGCTCCGGCGCGATCCAGGCGGGCACCAATGCGCTGGCCGCGCTGCTGGCGAGCAGCCTGCTCGGACCGCACGGTCGCGGCCTCATGGTGCTGGGTACGACGATGGCCAGCATCGCCGCGCTGCTCGCCGGCATGGGCACCGGTCCGGCGTTGCGCGCGTGCCTGCCCACCGCGACCCGGGTACGTCGGCGACGCCTGCTCGCCACGTTCACCCAGTGGTCGATGCTGGCCGTGGTGGTCGCCGCCGGACTCGCCGCGATCGGCTCGGTCCTGTCGGCGCGCGTCATCGATCCGGAACTGGCCGAGCCCCGTTTTCTGGTCGCCATCGCGGTCGTCACGGTCGGGCACGTCGCCCTGGTCCAGTTTCCCGACCTTTGGTATGCGGCGGGGCGGTTCCGCGCCGGGGGCAGCTGGGCCGCTGCGGTGGCGGCCGGTGGTCTGGCCGGGGTACTGGGTGGAGCGGTCACCGCTCGCAGTGCCTGGGTGCTGTTGCTGGCACAGGGGGTGGGCATGCTCGTCGTCGCGGCGGTGCAGACGGCCCACCTGTCCGTCGTCAAGCTGCTGGCGGCTCGGGCCGGGGACCGTACGGAGCTGTCCAGCCTGTTGTGCAGCGGTGGTTGGGCGCTCGGGCTGACCACTGGACTGGCCGTGACGCTGGCGGCCGACCGGTACGCCCTCGGTGCGTTCGCCGGTCCGGCGACGGTTGGCGTCTACTCGGTGGCCTCCTCGCTGAGTGGGATGCCACGGCTCATCCCGACGGCGTTGGGGCAGATCCTCAACCGCGAGGTCGCCTCGGGTGGCGGGCGTGGAGTGGCGTTGCGGGCCCGGCGGCTCGCTGTGTGGTCGGCCATCGTGCTCGGTCTCGGGG is a window of Micromonospora polyrhachis DNA encoding:
- a CDS encoding glycosyltransferase family 4 protein produces the protein MKRLRIAVLCKINTGAPWILLEAQEMRRRGHEVVVILPPGNGRLSLALAADGFEVVEAPFDFTFRPNVATVRGLWRLRRLVQRLRVDVLHYHFHATALAARLATIGLPLARVYTSAGPLYLESRTICQVERVLWRLDDVTLCSTADISRRYGQLGCPEHRRPIAHFGIDLDRFTPTWLAAGHTAGSPGWAVQRAKARAEIGIDEDAFVAVMVSYVYAPKRLVDRSQGHKGHELLLAAWRSFHARHPQSHLLLVGAGWTEVGEKHRQKLLDRFDVAADPSITWAESVLDVRQYYGAADVSLSPSLSEAHGAAREAGAMGIPSIVSDAGGLPETVDERSGWVVPRGDVAALEAALETAYQEFTTGRLTERGGHARRRAAHLFDGQVTVAQVVDILEYAAEGVDR
- a CDS encoding glycosyltransferase gives rise to the protein MRVAVTTEVRFLRTPDGAVWTRIPPAYRAWTGYLSAFDTVRVVARVADVAVPDDDAVRVDGPGVQVWPVPYYLGPRQYLLRRARIRRSVTAAVTDADAVILRVPSPIGTLLASALDRQGRPYAVEVIGDPYDLLAPGTIRHPLRPMLRNLTTANLRRQCHNAVAAAYVTERALQSRYPAGRMAPSFGVSDVDLDDVSYVPYPRTADRFRAPDTLVSVGSLEQMYKGIDTLLEALAILVRSGLSLRLVHVGAGRFRPLLEQLAVRLGVADRVTFTGWLSPGDAIRRQFDAADLFVMPSRTEGLPRALVEAMARGLPAIGSAVGGIPELLRAEHLVAPDDPVRLADAIRRLVTDPDRMAAASTRNLARARDFSAEELTRRRAAYYRLVAGASRQRLPASATS
- a CDS encoding lipopolysaccharide biosynthesis protein produces the protein MTSGRRWTVALLTSSGAIQAGTNALAALLASSLLGPHGRGLMVLGTTMASIAALLAGMGTGPALRACLPTATRVRRRRLLATFTQWSMLAVVVAAGLAAIGSVLSARVIDPELAEPRFLVAIAVVTVGHVALVQFPDLWYAAGRFRAGGSWAAAVAAGGLAGVLGGAVTARSAWVLLLAQGVGMLVVAAVQTAHLSVVKLLAARAGDRTELSSLLCSGGWALGLTTGLAVTLAADRYALGAFAGPATVGVYSVASSLSGMPRLIPTALGQILNREVASGGGRGVALRARRLAVWSAIVLGLGVAAGGWLLIVPVFGAGFADARPLLLVLLVAEVAFAPFAVASRALLGGGWMGTAGVLGVGSGVAAAGVFAVGVRLWGAYGAALASVALYGGMSLVSWRLLRRRLAVAERVADRMATEAAKPTLAVKS